The Nakamurella alba genome includes the window AGCACCGACGACGTCGGCTGGACCAGCAACTGCCACAGTGGCACACAGCCGGCGTGATCACGCCGGCCCCTCCGGCACCACATCCTCATGCAGCGCCTTGATCTCGGCACTTATTCTGGACGGATGGCAACTGCTGGACAACGTCCAGCGTGTGGCTGCACTCCCCGGCCCGGTGAAGTGGTGTACCGGGTCTGCGGCCACCGCAGCAACGGTGACAACGACAGCTCATGGTCGGACTTCACCCTGTGCGCCGAGCATTGGCAACCCGAAAAGCCTTACCAGGTCCGCTTAGCCAGCGGTCTGTCCGTCACGGTCACCGGGCTCTACCCCGACGGGGAACCCACCGCGGTCCTGCCCTGCGCCGGCTGCGGGACCCTCGTCGTCCGTGGCGCCCGCGCCGGCTACACCCATCACGCCTGCTCCCGGCAGTGCGCGCAACGGACCGCCCGCACCGCCCGCCGCCGCGCGAAGCATCAACGGCTCGCCAACGAGATCATGTGAACGAGACCTTGTTTGCATCACCAGTTCTCAACTCCCCGACTTCACTCATTCGGATTATTGGCACCGGGCGGCAACGCGGATTACAACGGTGATGCACAGCCGGTGGTCCTGCCGCTGGGGCAGGGCCACCCGTTCTTGGAAGGGGTGATTGCTGTGCTGGGATTCGATCCAAGTGTCTTCGACGCGTTCGCCGGGGTCGACAGGGTGACCTCGAAGCTGGCCGGTGAACCGGGCGGGCCGCGGTTCATGCCGATGGATGTCTACCGCCAGGGCGACCACTACGTCCTCAATGCTGACCTGCCGGGCCTGGACCCGGGCAGCGTGCGCATCGATGTCGAGAACGGCATCCTCACCATCCAGGGACAGCGCACCCCAGCCGCGACTGACGGCGTGCAGTGGGTGGCGCGGGAACGGTTCACCGGGTCCTACCTTCGCAAGCTCTCCCTCGGTGACGGCATCGACGCGGAGAAGATCACCGCCGGTTACCGCGACGGAGTGCTGTCGCTGATCATGCCCATCGCGGATCGGGCCAAGCCGCGCCGCATCCAGATCGATGCCCTCGGCGAGGTACACAGCGAGACAACCGTCGCCGCCGGCGATTCACCGCCGGCGAAGGAACTCACCAACTGACCATCCGCAGAGCAATTCAGAGCACGCGTGGAGGTGGGCCTATCGAGCATCAACGAGGGGTTTCCGTCGTCCTCCCTGGACGGTGAACCTGTGGCCCCGCCGGCTTCAGTCCCCCGCCGGCGGGGCCACCACCGTAGGTAGGGGACCCCCATCACAGAACTGTTGTCGAGGTCTCCACCGGCAGCGCATGGCCCGCATCTACTAGTCCCGGACCACCCTCAGATGCTTGATGAACGCGTCGATATCGGCGCGCCGATACCGGGGCATCGACAGCACGAACACCTTCGGAAAGGCCTTCCGATCGGTCAGTGCCCGCAGCGACGTGAGTGAAATGCCCCCGAGGTACGCGGCGGCCTGCTCCCGATCCATCAGCGCCGGCCAGTCCATCACCGGGTGCTCTGCGTGGCCGCAGCCATGCGCCGGAGACGCCGACGTCATGCTCGTCGACCGGCCCTGACCCACAGCCCTCGCAGTAGAAGCCCGACAATGGCGGCCATCACCACACCTGCATCGATCGCCGTCTCGACCCGGACCTGTCCGCCGGTGCCATGACCCACCGCCAACACCGCGCCGACGCCGACGCACCAGACCAGCACGCCAGCCACCCACCACACCGGATGCAGTCTGTGGTCGGTGGTCTGCGGCTCTCTCGTTCTGTCCACAACTGGTGAGTGTTCCAAGATCATTGCGTCTGTCATAGGACAAAGACCACACCGAGCGGCTCCTCGCACCAGACTAAACCGAGGACGACTGCCAGCAGACGGGGCGCTACATCCCCGCGACCACCATCGTCCTCGGCGGAGCTCAACGAGATACCGCTGCCGCTCGACGTTCGAGGTGACCACTATCGTCGGATTGTGATTCGCTTCTTGTCCCGCGCCGAGGTCGCCGAACACATCGGCGTCAAGCCCGACACACTCGGCCGCTACCGGGTTCCCGCGCCCGATGCCGAGGTCGGCCGCGTCCGCGGTTGGCTCCCCGCGACCATCGACCTGTGGA containing:
- a CDS encoding Hsp20/alpha crystallin family protein — translated: MLGFDPSVFDAFAGVDRVTSKLAGEPGGPRFMPMDVYRQGDHYVLNADLPGLDPGSVRIDVENGILTIQGQRTPAATDGVQWVARERFTGSYLRKLSLGDGIDAEKITAGYRDGVLSLIMPIADRAKPRRIQIDALGEVHSETTVAAGDSPPAKELTN
- a CDS encoding helix-turn-helix domain-containing protein, translated to MDWPALMDREQAAAYLGGISLTSLRALTDRKAFPKVFVLSMPRYRRADIDAFIKHLRVVRD